In the genome of Pseudomonas sp. Teo4, the window GTTATTGAGGAGCTCGCATGACCAAACAACACGCCTTTACTCGGGAAGACCTGCTGCGCTGCAGTCGCGGTGAGCTGTTCGGCCCAGGTAATGCGCAACTGCCCGCGCCGAACATGCTGATGGTCGATCGCATCACCCACATCAGCGAAGAAGGCGGCAAGTACGGCAAAGGTGAATTGGTCGCCGAGCTGGATATCAATCCGGACCTGTGGTTCTTCGCCTGTCACTTCGAAGGCGACCCGGTAATGCCAGGCTGCCTGGGCCTCGACGCCATGTGGCAGTTGGTAGGCTTCTTCCTCGGCTGGCAGGGTCTGCCGGGCCGTGGCCGCGCTTTGGGCTCGGGCGAAGTGAAGTTCTTCGGCCAGGTATTGCCAGAAGCCAAGAAAGTCACCTACAACATTCACATCAAGCGCGTCCTGAAGGGCAAGCTGAACATGGCCATCGCCGATGGCTCGGTCAGCGTCGATGGTCGCGAGATCTACACCGCCGAAGCCCTGCGGGTCGGCGTGTTCACCTCCACTGACAATTTCTAAGGGTTATTCGCATGCGCCGCGTCGTTATCACTGGTCTGGGCATCGTATCGTGCCTGGGCAATGACAAAGCTACTGTCACCGAAAACCTGCGCAACAGCCGTCCGGGCATTCGTTACAACCCGGAATACAAGGAAATGGGGCTGCGTAGCCAGGTTTCCGGTTCCATCGACCTCAACCTCGAAGAACTGATCGACCGCAAGGTCTACCGCTTCGTCGGCCACGCTGCTGCCTACGCCTACCTGGCGATGCAGGACGCGATCAAGGACTCCGGCCTGACCGAAGAGCAAGTGTCCAACCCGCGTACCGGCCTGGTTGCCGGCTCCGGCGGCGCTTCGACCCTGAACCAGATGGAAGCGCTGGACACCCTGCGCGAGAAAGGCGTCAAGCGCGTCGGCCCTTACCGCGTAACCCGCACCATGGGTAGCACCGTGTCGGCGTGCCTGGCCACCCCGTTCAAGATCAAGGGCATCAACTACTCGATCTCGTCGGCTTGCGCCACCTCGGCACACTGCATCGGTACCGCCCTGGAGCAGATCCAGTGGGGCAAGCAAGACATCGTCTTCGCCGGCGGCGGTGAAGAAGAGCACTGGAGCCAGTCGTTCCTGTTCGATGCCATGGGCGCCCTGTCGACCAAGCGCAACGAAACCCCGGAACTGGCTTCGCGCGCCTATGACGCCGACCGTGACGGCTTCGTCATCGCGGGCGGTGGCGGCATGGTAGTGGTCGAGGAGCTGGAGCACGCTCTGGCCCGTGGCGCCAAGATCTACGCCGAAATCGTTGGCTACGGAGCAACTTCCGACGGCTACGACATGGTCGCACCGAGCGGCGAAGGCGCCATCCGCTGCATGCAGCAGGCGCTGTCCACCGTCGACACCCCGATCGACTACCTGAACACCCACGGCACCTCGACTCCGGTCGGCGACGTTGCCGAAATGAAGGGCGTTCGCGAAGTGTTCGGCGACAAGGCACCGAAGATCAGCTCGACCAAGAGCCTGTCCGGCCACTCGCTGGGCGCCGCTGGCGTGCACGAGGCGATCTACTGCCTGCTGATGATGGAAAACAACTTCATCGCCGGCTCCGCCAACATCGACGAGCTGGACCCGGAAGTCGCCGACCTGCCGGTACTGCGCAAAACCGAAGAGAACGCCAAGATCGACACGGTCATGAGCAACAGCTTCGGCTTCGGCGGCACCAACGCCACTCTGGTGCTCAAGCGCTGGACTGGCAAGTGATACGCTGATGCGGTAAACGAAAACGCCCCGACTGGTTCGGGGCGTTTTCATTTGTGGTGTCTGTTCTGGCCTCTTCGCGGGTAAACCCGCTCCCACAAGATTGCGCGACACCTGGACTCCCCCCAAGGGTTGGGTTTGTGTCCAACTTCTTTGGGGCAGTCCACACCTGTGGGAGCGGGTTTACCCGCGAAGAGGCCGGCACATACGAAATACTATTGTTTGGGCAACACAGCCAGAAAATTGGCTCGCGCCACCTTGTTCGCCACGTCCTCAGGCAAGGCATCCAGAAACGGCCTGAAGCCGTGCATCTGCTCCCCCAGGCTAGCAAACCGCCCCACCACGTCCGACCCCAGCATGAACCGGTCCGGGTGTTTCTCGACCAATTCGAGCCACTCCTTGCGCGGCACGCCCTTCTTATCCAGCAGATAAGGCTCAAGCACACTCCAGGACAGATCCACGTACAAATTAGGGTAATCCTCCAGCAGTCGTGCCAGCACCGGCAACAGAAAGTCCATCTGCGTCTGATGCCGATGAATTTCCATGCTGCTACCTGCATGCGCCCAGATGAAACGGGTGTGCGGATGATTGCGCAAAGGCTCTTCGATTTCCGCCAGGTAGAGCGGGTTGCGCTCGCGCTTGGAGGTGATGTTGGAGTGCAGCAACACCGGCATGTCGCGCTCGGCCGCCAAGTGATAGATGCGCGCCATGGCTTCGTTGTTGGCCCGCGGCGTGTCGCCACTGGTCAGCGCCGTCAGGTCGTCATGTCGCGTGAACACCTCTCCAATACCCTGCCAAAGCCCCGGGTACAGCTCGAGCATGCGCTCGATATGGCTGACGGCGTTCTTGTCCACGGGGTTGAAGCCGGTCAGAAACGGGTGGAATCGGCGGCGCTCATTGACCGGCAACTTCTCCAGCGCCGCCGCCACATACAAGTCGGTGGCGCTGTACCAATAGGCATCGGCATCATCGCCTGCGTAATAACGCGGGCGCTTGGGTTCGTCTTCGTGCCATTTCTTGGCCACCGGAATACCGGAAATCATCGAATGCTCGACACCCGCCTGATCCATGGCCTTGATCAAGGCAGGCATGCCCTCGGTTTCCTGGAAGAAATCGACGTAGTGCAGATGCGCATCGCTGTAACGATAGTCACGCGCCTGCGCCGCCTGGCCTAGACAGAAAGACAGCAGCACGCAGCCCACCACCCTGACGATCATCGATCCGCTCCTTATCCCGTTACGAAAGGGTAGACCGACCACCTGGCCCAGCGGTTCAGCAACGCCCGGCAAACCGCTATGCTTGGGGCATTTCCACCCTGTCTGGAGCCCATCATGAGCCGCCCCCTGGTCATCCGCCCACGCGCCGAATCGGTCGAGGGCCAGCCGATCCTGCGCCCCCTGCCATCGGCGCAATGCCGAAGCGTCGGCCCGTTCGTGTTCTTCGACCACATGCTGGAAACCGATTACGCGCCAGGCAGCGGCATGGATATTCGCCAGCACCCGCACATTGGCCTATCCACCCTGACCTACCTGTTCGAAGGCGAGATCCTGCACAAGGACAGCCTGGGGTCCGAACAACGGGTACAGCCAGGCGATGTGAGCTGGATGACCGCAGGCAGCGGTGTAGCCCATGTCGAACGCACCCCTGCCGATGCCTTCAGCGATGGCTCCCGGCTACATGGCCTGCAGGTATGGCTGGCATCACCCCGCGAGCATGAACAAGGGGCGGCCAGCTACAGCCATCATCCAGCGGCCAGCCTGCCGGTCAGCGACAACCTGGGCGTACGTATCTGCATGATTGCCGGCAGCGGCTTCTGCCTGGAGTCGCCGGTACCGGTACTCTCCCCTACCCTCTATGCCCATGTGTGCATGCAGCCAGCCACCACGTTGCTGGTGCCGGATGAGCATGTGCAACGGGCGCTGTACCTGCTGGACGGCGAGATGCTGATGAATGACGAAGAAGTCGAACCCTGCAGCCTGGTGGTGTTGCCTGAGGGTGAAGAAGTCACGCTCTATGCCGAGGGCGACTGCCAGCTGGTGCTGATTGGCGGTGCGCCGCTGGATGGGCCACGGAGGATGAACTGGAATTTTGTGGCGAGCGACCCAGAGCTGATCGAGCAAGCCAGGGCTAGATGGGCTGCGGGGGATTGGCCCAAAGTGCCAGGGGAGACTTCACGGATCGAGTTACCCAGATGATGCGGGGCCGCTTCGCGGCCCATCGCAGGCTCCCACGGATTCTCGAACAAACAGAAAGGTGGGAGCTTGCGGGGTCGGGGCACCGAACCGCAGCAGCCCCCACGCTTATCAGCGCTGGAACACTTCGGTCAGCAGATTGTGCATCGAGCGGAACGCCCGCTCCGAAGTGCGCCGGTCGTACTGCATCTTGCCCGGCACGTTGGCATTCGGGTCGGTGAACGAGTGCACAGCGCCGCCATAGCTGAGCAGCTGCCAATCAACCTTCGCCGCGTTCATTTCGTCTTCAAAGGCCGGCAATTGTTCTTTCGGCACCAGCGGGTCGGACGCGCCATGCAGCACCAGCACCGAGCCCTTGATACGCTTGGCATCTTCCGGGTTCGGGGTATCCAGCGTGCCATGGAACGACACCGCCGCCCTCAAGTCCGCCCCCGTGCGAGCCAGTTCCAGCGCACAGCAACCACCGAAGCAGAAGCCAAAGGTCGCCACCTTGCCAGGTTCCAGCAACGCCCTGGACTGCCCCAGCAGCTGCGCCAGAGCCTCTTGCATGCGCTTGCGCAGCTCAGCACGGTCATTCTTCAACGGCATCATCGCCGCCCCGGCTTCGTCGGCATTGGACGGACGCACCGATTGCCCATACAGGTCGGCAATCAGCACCACATAGCCTTTCTCGGCCACTTCCTTGGCGATACGCTCGGCACCTTCGCCAATGCCCATCCAGTTCGGCGCCATGACCAGACCAGGGCGGCCCAGCGCGCCCGGCTCATACACCAGGCGGCTTTCATAGGTCTTGCCGGACAGGTGGTAAACCAGCGATTCGACGATTACCTTGCTCATCAAGCACTCCTTAGGCATTCACCATTAAAAAAGCCCGCCGAAGCGGGCTTTGCAACGCATAAACTCAAGCAGACAGCTCGACCAGCAGCTTATTCAGGCGACGAACGTAAGCCGCCGGGTCCTTCAGGCTGTCACCGGCTGCCAACGCAGCCTGATCGAACAGGATGTGCGACAGCTCGGCGAAGCGGTCTTCGCTCTGCTCGTTATCCAGCTTCTCGATCAGCGGGTGAGCTGGGTTGAACTCGAAGATCGGCTTGGACTCAGGCACCTTCTGCCCGCTGGCCTCGAGGATCTGACGCATCTGCAGGCCCAGGTCCTGCTCGCCGATGGCCAGAATGGCCGGCGAGTCGGTCAAGCGATGCGATACGCGCACTTCGGCGACGCTGTCGCCGAGCGCAGTTTTCAGGCGCTCGACCAGGCCTTCTTTTTCCTTGGCGACTTCTTCCTGGGCCTTCTTGTCTTCTTCCGAATCCAGCTTGCCGAGGTCCAGATCGCCACGGGCGATGTCGACGAATGCCTTGCCGTCGAACTCGCTGAGGTAGCTCATCAGCCACTCGTCGATACGGTCGGTCAGCAGCAGCACTTCGATGCCTTTCTTGCGGAAGACTTCCAGGTGCGGGCTGTTCTTGACCTGCGCGTAGGACTCGCCGGTGAGGTAGTAAATCTTGTCCTGACCTTCCTTGGCGCGGGCCAGGTAGTCTGCCAGGGCAACGGTCTGCTCGCCGTTGTCGTCCTGGGTGGAGGCGAAGCGCAGCAGGCCCGCGATCTTCTCTTTGTTGGCGAAGTCTTCGGCCGGGCCTTCCTTCAGCACCTGGCCGAAGTTCTTCCAGAAGCCCTTGTACTGCTCAGGCTCGTTCTTGGCCAGCTTCTCCAGCATGTCCAGCGCGCGCTTGGTCAGGGCCGACTTCATCGAGTCGATGATCGGGTCTTTCTGCAGGATTTCACGAGAAACGTTCAGCGACAGGTCGTTGGAGTCGACCACGCCCTTGATGAAGCGCAGGTACAGCGGCAGGAACGACTCGGCCTGGTCCATGATGAACACGCGCTGCACGTACAGCTTCAGGCCGCGCGGTGCTTCACGCTGGTACAGGTCGAACGGCGCACGGGCCGGGACATACAGCAGCGAGTTGTACTCCAGCTTGCCTTCGACCTTGTTGTGGCTCCAGGCCAGCGGGTTCTCGAAGTCATGGCCGATGTGCTTGTAGAACTCCTGGTATTCCTCGTCCTTGATCTCGGTACGCGGACGGGTCCACAGGGCGCTGGCGCGGTTGACGGTTTCCCACTCGACGGCTGGCTGCTCCTCACCTTCGGCGGCAGCTTGCTCTTTAGGCAGCTCGATCGGCAGGGCGATGTGGTCGGAGTATTTCTTCACCAGGTTGCGCAGGCGCCAACCATCGGCGAACTCTTCTTCACCTTTTTTCAGGTGCAGGACGATACGGGTGCCGCGCTCGGCCTTGTCGATGGTGGCGACTTCGAACGAGCCCTCGCCCTTGGACGACCAATGCACGCCTTCAGAGGCAGGTTGGCCTGCACGACGGCTAAATACGTCGACCTTGTCGGCAACGATGAATGCGGAGTAGAAGCCCACACCGAACTGACCGATCAGGTGCGAGTCCTTCT includes:
- a CDS encoding pirin family protein codes for the protein MSRPLVIRPRAESVEGQPILRPLPSAQCRSVGPFVFFDHMLETDYAPGSGMDIRQHPHIGLSTLTYLFEGEILHKDSLGSEQRVQPGDVSWMTAGSGVAHVERTPADAFSDGSRLHGLQVWLASPREHEQGAASYSHHPAASLPVSDNLGVRICMIAGSGFCLESPVPVLSPTLYAHVCMQPATTLLVPDEHVQRALYLLDGEMLMNDEEVEPCSLVVLPEGEEVTLYAEGDCQLVLIGGAPLDGPRRMNWNFVASDPELIEQARARWAAGDWPKVPGETSRIELPR
- a CDS encoding dienelactone hydrolase family protein, which encodes MSKVIVESLVYHLSGKTYESRLVYEPGALGRPGLVMAPNWMGIGEGAERIAKEVAEKGYVVLIADLYGQSVRPSNADEAGAAMMPLKNDRAELRKRMQEALAQLLGQSRALLEPGKVATFGFCFGGCCALELARTGADLRAAVSFHGTLDTPNPEDAKRIKGSVLVLHGASDPLVPKEQLPAFEDEMNAAKVDWQLLSYGGAVHSFTDPNANVPGKMQYDRRTSERAFRSMHNLLTEVFQR
- the htpG gene encoding molecular chaperone HtpG; this encodes MTVETQKETLGFQTEVKQLLHLMIHSLYSNKEIFLRELVSNASDAADKLRFEALAKPELLEGGADLKIRLSFDKDAHTVTLEDNGIGMSRDDVIAHLGTIAKSGTADFMKNLSGDQKKDSHLIGQFGVGFYSAFIVADKVDVFSRRAGQPASEGVHWSSKGEGSFEVATIDKAERGTRIVLHLKKGEEEFADGWRLRNLVKKYSDHIALPIELPKEQAAAEGEEQPAVEWETVNRASALWTRPRTEIKDEEYQEFYKHIGHDFENPLAWSHNKVEGKLEYNSLLYVPARAPFDLYQREAPRGLKLYVQRVFIMDQAESFLPLYLRFIKGVVDSNDLSLNVSREILQKDPIIDSMKSALTKRALDMLEKLAKNEPEQYKGFWKNFGQVLKEGPAEDFANKEKIAGLLRFASTQDDNGEQTVALADYLARAKEGQDKIYYLTGESYAQVKNSPHLEVFRKKGIEVLLLTDRIDEWLMSYLSEFDGKAFVDIARGDLDLGKLDSEEDKKAQEEVAKEKEGLVERLKTALGDSVAEVRVSHRLTDSPAILAIGEQDLGLQMRQILEASGQKVPESKPIFEFNPAHPLIEKLDNEQSEDRFAELSHILFDQAALAAGDSLKDPAAYVRRLNKLLVELSA
- a CDS encoding amidohydrolase family protein, with the translated sequence MIVRVVGCVLLSFCLGQAAQARDYRYSDAHLHYVDFFQETEGMPALIKAMDQAGVEHSMISGIPVAKKWHEDEPKRPRYYAGDDADAYWYSATDLYVAAALEKLPVNERRRFHPFLTGFNPVDKNAVSHIERMLELYPGLWQGIGEVFTRHDDLTALTSGDTPRANNEAMARIYHLAAERDMPVLLHSNITSKRERNPLYLAEIEEPLRNHPHTRFIWAHAGSSMEIHRHQTQMDFLLPVLARLLEDYPNLYVDLSWSVLEPYLLDKKGVPRKEWLELVEKHPDRFMLGSDVVGRFASLGEQMHGFRPFLDALPEDVANKVARANFLAVLPKQ
- the fabA gene encoding 3-hydroxyacyl-[acyl-carrier-protein] dehydratase FabA yields the protein MTKQHAFTREDLLRCSRGELFGPGNAQLPAPNMLMVDRITHISEEGGKYGKGELVAELDINPDLWFFACHFEGDPVMPGCLGLDAMWQLVGFFLGWQGLPGRGRALGSGEVKFFGQVLPEAKKVTYNIHIKRVLKGKLNMAIADGSVSVDGREIYTAEALRVGVFTSTDNF
- the fabB gene encoding beta-ketoacyl-ACP synthase I; the protein is MRRVVITGLGIVSCLGNDKATVTENLRNSRPGIRYNPEYKEMGLRSQVSGSIDLNLEELIDRKVYRFVGHAAAYAYLAMQDAIKDSGLTEEQVSNPRTGLVAGSGGASTLNQMEALDTLREKGVKRVGPYRVTRTMGSTVSACLATPFKIKGINYSISSACATSAHCIGTALEQIQWGKQDIVFAGGGEEEHWSQSFLFDAMGALSTKRNETPELASRAYDADRDGFVIAGGGGMVVVEELEHALARGAKIYAEIVGYGATSDGYDMVAPSGEGAIRCMQQALSTVDTPIDYLNTHGTSTPVGDVAEMKGVREVFGDKAPKISSTKSLSGHSLGAAGVHEAIYCLLMMENNFIAGSANIDELDPEVADLPVLRKTEENAKIDTVMSNSFGFGGTNATLVLKRWTGK